From a region of the Bacteroidota bacterium genome:
- a CDS encoding M23 family metallopeptidase, producing the protein MSPETHKKRSLSERLRDRYRLVILNDSSFEEKFVLKLKPLSLFIGIGATIILLIVIVISTIAFTPLREYIPGYADITMRRSLINLAVRADSLQYELALKTQYIENINNVISGNIKPDSIQNKRDTTKNYKALIIASQPSKEDSILRSEVEHKERFSLAQSDGKPANNGISSFFFFTPLKGTVTTSFKIADEHFGVDVVAKENEAIKSTLDGTVILAAWTTETGYTAQVQHSNNLISVYKHCSALMKKTGAFVKAGEVIAIVGNSGEQSTGPHLHFELWYNGNPIDPQDYMVF; encoded by the coding sequence ATGTCGCCCGAAACACATAAAAAGCGCAGTTTGTCGGAACGCCTGCGTGATCGTTACAGGTTGGTTATACTAAATGACTCTTCTTTTGAAGAGAAGTTTGTATTAAAATTAAAGCCATTATCACTGTTTATTGGTATTGGCGCTACAATTATTTTACTTATTGTTATTGTTATCAGCACTATTGCATTTACTCCCCTTCGGGAATATATTCCGGGGTATGCCGATATTACGATGCGCCGCTCCCTGATAAATCTCGCTGTAAGAGCCGATTCGCTGCAATACGAATTGGCCCTGAAAACACAATACATCGAAAATATTAATAATGTGATCAGCGGGAATATTAAACCGGACAGCATCCAGAACAAACGCGACACGACCAAAAACTATAAAGCCCTAATCATTGCCAGCCAGCCCTCAAAAGAAGATTCTATTTTGCGAAGCGAGGTAGAACACAAGGAGCGCTTTAGCCTTGCACAGAGTGATGGGAAGCCTGCAAATAATGGGATTTCCAGTTTTTTCTTTTTCACCCCTTTAAAGGGAACCGTTACAACGTCATTTAAAATTGCCGATGAACATTTCGGAGTGGACGTTGTTGCTAAAGAAAATGAAGCCATCAAATCAACACTTGACGGGACCGTTATATTGGCAGCGTGGACCACAGAAACCGGCTACACTGCGCAGGTACAGCATAGTAATAACCTGATCTCGGTGTATAAACATTGTTCGGCGTTAATGAAAAAAACGGGGGCTTTTGTAAAGGCGGGTGAAGTGATCGCAATTGTGGGTAATAGCGGCGAACAATCTACCGGTCCGCATTTGCATTTCGAATTATGGTATAATGGGAACCCGATCGATCCGCAGGATTATATGGTGTTTTAG